cttctacTCACCTgatctagaattccttacaatcaagtgCCGGCCATTTTAcataccaagagaattctcgtcagttatagtcacagctgtgtacattccccctcaagcagacaccaagacggccatcaagaaacttcactggactatatgcaaactggaaaccatacatcctgaggctgcatttattgtagctgagatttttaacaaagcaaatttgagaacaagtctACCTAAAATCTTCCAGCATATTGATTGCGCTACGCGCATACGCAATACCCTCGAcaactgctactctaacttccgcgatgcatacaaagccctcccccgccctccctttggcaaatccgaCCATGACGCCATCTTGCTCCTTctgtcttataggcagaaactcaaacaggatgtaccagtgacgagaatcattcaacgctggtccgaccaatcggaagctaagcttcaagattgttttgatccgAGGACTGGAAgatgttccggtcagcctcagaaAACAACATCAACCTAtgcgctgactcggtgagtgcgtttataaagaagtgcattggagatgttgtacccactgtgactattaaaagctaccctaaccagaaaccgtgaatGGGTGGTGGCATTctggcaaaactgaaagcgcgatccaccacatttaaccatggaaagaggtctgggaatatgtctgaatataaacagtgtagctattccctccgcaaggcaatcaaacaagcaaaatgccagtacagggacaaggtggagtcgcaattcaatggctcagacacgagacgtatgtagcagggtctacaggaaattacggactacaaaaagatatccagccacgtcacggacacctaCGTCActcttccagacaaactaaacacctttgcccactttgaggatactACAGTGCCACTGTCACAGCCCGCTACCAAGAACTgcgcccctcccctctccttctctgtggctgatgtgagtaaaacgtttaaacgtgttaacccttgcaaggctgctggcccagacggcaacCTAGCCACGTCTTCAAAGcaagcgcagaccagctggctggtgtattTACGGACATATTTCATCTCGCCCTgttccagtctgttgtccccacatgcttcaagatggctatcATTTTTCCTGTACCCAATAAGGCAAAAAAAACTGAACTAAATgctcaacattcaacaccatagtaccctccaagctcatcatcaagctggaggccctgggtctcaaccctgccctgtgcaattgggtcctggactttgacaggccacccccaggtggtgaaggtaggaaacatcttcacttcgctgaccctcaatactggggccccacaagggtgcgtgctcagccccctcctgtaatccctgttcacccatgactacgtggccatgcacgcctccaactcaatcatcaagtttgcggacgacacaacagtagtgggcttgattaccaacaacgacgagacgtccTACAGGGAGgcggtgagggcactcggagtggtgtcaggaaaacaaccgctcactcaatgtcaacaaaacaaaggagatgatcgtggacttcaagaAAGAGCTGAGGGAggtccccctatccacatcgaagggacagcagtggagaaggtggaaggttttaagttcctcggcgtacacatcacggacaaacaaattgtccactcacacagacagtgtggtgaagaaggcgcaacagcggctcttcaacctcaggaagctgaagaaatttggcttgtcacccaaaaccctgacaaacttttacagatgcacaattgagagcatcctgtcgggctgtatcacagcctggtacggcaactgcaccaccctcaaccgcaaggttctccagagggtggtacggtctGCACAACGTaccaccggggacaaactacctgccctccatgacacctacagcacccgatgtcacaggaaggccaaaaagatcatcaaggacatcaaccacccgagccactgcctgttcacatcgctaccatccagaagactaggtcagtacaggtgcatcaaagctgggatagAGAGAAACTGTttttctcaaggccatcagactgctaaacagcaatcactaattCACAGAGGCTGCTGCCGGAATTGAGTCCCAATCACTgggcactttaataaatggatcactagtcactttctacaatgcactctaaataatgccactttaataatgtttacatatcttacattactcatcacatgtatatactgtattttataccatctattgcaccttgcctatgccgctcggccatcgctcatccatatacttacatgtacatattctcattcaccgctgtagatgtgtgtattaggtagttgttggggaattgttagatattactgcactgtctgaactagaatcacaagcatttcgctacactcgcattaacatctgctaaccatgtgtatgtgacaaataaaatttgaaatGCTAACCCTATTATCTGTAGCGCTCATGGGAGGATAGACTCAGGGAGACATGGGCTTAGTGGGTGAGGTAGGAAGATGTATGAGATGTATTGAGAGTATGGCTTAATTTTTCTTAACATTTCAAAGTGATTCACATTCTTATAATGCATGATCCTTTTCCCCTCCACGTCTCCCCCACCTTCTGTACAACTCCCACCGTTTCATCTGTAATCATCGCAACTCAGACGTGATTGGTTGAAGAGAAAGAGGCCGGTATGAAGCGTGctggtttctccttctctctctctcacacacaatctCTCGCACTTTCAGCGGTCTTGATTCAAGAGGAGAAAAAGGCAGTAATCCCGTCACCTCAAAGATAGGCATCACACTCCCCTCTGTCTGGCTCCCCACGTCGCCCACACACTCGACTTTTATGCACAGATAAACCAACCACAGAACTTAGTCATTCAGATTGTTGTAGATAACAGGCCTTTAAGGCCCAGATTGTCCTGTATTTTATATCTATTTTCACACTATACATTTTTCAAATTTAAcctctaactaggcaagtcagttaagaacaaattcttgtttacaatgacggcttacaccagccaaacctggatgacgctgagctaattgtgcgccgccctttgggaactcccaatcacggccggttgtgatacagcctggaatcaaaccagggtgtctgtaatggcacctcgagcactgagatgcagtgccttagaccactgtgccactctggaggctggaataatactgtgaaatagtGAAAATTATCATGTCTTTTTTAGTGTAAGCCGTTTgaaagactgcctgaaatgtcagcctgttaGGGTGGGACAAAGTTTTTGCCTGCCTAGTGTCATCCCCaggcagtaaattagttaatagaccaataagaaagagttccaaacctttctgccaataacagctcattTTTAGTTTTCCGCTGCCCACTTAGAAATCTCCCAGAAAATTCtcgcttgagaaattgctctatCCCGAGATGctatttttgactattttaattgaaaacattcACAGTaaggtacactatatatacaaaagtatgtggacatcccttcaaatgagtggattcaactatttcagccacacccattgctgacaggtaaaAAATAAAAGGTCCATAAAGAAAcggtttgtcaagatcagtggggaagaacttgactggcctgcacagagccctgacctcaaccccatcaaacaactttgggatgaattggaacgccgactgcgagccaggcctaattgtccCACATctatgcccgacctcactaatgctcgtggctgaatggaagcaagtccccacagcaacgttccaaaatctagtggaaagccttcccagaagagtggaggctgttaaagcagcaaatgggggaccaactatattaatgccaatgattttggaatgagatgttcaacgagcaggtgtccacatagttttggtcatgtagtgtacttaattgttacacagaaatgatttgatattgagataaaaactgcTGCTCTGTGACCAAATAGGTCTTAAAaaatgtttatttaactaggcaagaacaaattcttatttagaatgacggcctaccaaaatgcGTCCTGCgatgaataaaataaataaaatgttaaaacatataggacaaaacacacatcacgacaagaggcaacacaacactacataaagagagacctaagacaacaatatagcaaggcagcaacacatgacaacacagcatggtagcaacacaacatgacaacatggcagcagctcaacatggtagcaacacaacatgacaacaacatggcagcagctcaacatggtagcaacaacatggcagcagctcaacttggtacaaacattattgggcacagacaacagcacaaagggcaagcaggtagagacagcaatacatcaagcagccacaactgccagtgagtgtccatgattgagactttgaatgaagagatggagataaaactttCCAGTTTGAGTGATGGTTGCAGCTCATTACactcgctagctgcagcgaactgaaaagacaagCGACCCAGCGATGTGTGTACTTTGGGGACCTTTTACAGAATGTGACTGACGGGTGTtgaatgtggaggatgagggctgcagtaaatatctcagataggggggagtgaggcctaagagggttttttaAATAaccatcaaccagtgggtcttgtgatgGGTAAACAGAGATTATCAGCTTACATAGGAGTATATAATGCAGTGTAGTGTCCAATatggagcattggtggcaaatctgatggccgaatagtaaagaacatctagctactcgagagcacccttacctgccgaacTATAAATTACAACTTTGTTATCTAgaatgggtaggatggtcatctgaatcagggttagtttggcagctggggtgaaagaggatcgattacgatagaggaaaccaaatcTATATTTAACTTTagtctgcagctttgatatgtgctgagagaaggacattgtaccatctagccatactcccaagtacttgtatgaggtgactacctcaagctctaaaccctcagaagtAGTAATCACAGCTGTGGGGAGAGGggtattcttcttaccaaaccacaacctttgttttggaggtgttcagaacaaggttaagggcagagaaagcttgttgggcactaagaaagctttgttgtagagcgtttaacacacaATCCAGgtaggggccagctgagtataagactatcatctgcatataaatggatgagagggcttcttactgcctgagctatgctgttgatgtaaattgagaagagcgggggcctaggattgagccttggggtactcccttggtgacaggcagtggctgagacagcagatgtcctggctttatacactgcactctttgaggtagttagcaaaccaggccaaagacccctcagagacaccaatactccttagccggcccacaagaatggcatggtctaccgtatcaaaagctttggtcaagtcaataaaaatagcagcacaacattgcttagaatcaagggcaatggtgacatcattgaggaactttaaggttgcagtgacatacataacctgagcagaaaccagattgcctaccagagagaatactatagaccgCAAGAAAGATttcccaacacttttgataaacagggcaaaatagaaataggcctgtaACAGTttggatcagcttgatctccccctttaaagtCGCATTAGAAGAGATTAgtaaatgttggacgggcaaggaggcatggctgagtcaaataggaatcctgacttaatgaagtgttgattaaagagctcagccatgtgcttcttgtcagtaacaacgaCATCCTCAACATTAACAGACATGGGCAGCAAATTACACCCTATTACCTatgtagtgcaccacttttgaccagggcccaaagggcTGTAAGGGCACtgtgtaggaaatagggtgcaatttgggacgtaGCCTCTCGGTCTGTGCCCAGAGATTTAAAGACATCTACACTTTGATCTTAACGTCTGAGCATAAATACCTAGTTTATCAGACACTTTGAGCCAAAGTCACATACAGTTAGCAGCATATATATATTCAGATAGTGCCTGGCCCAAGTAGGAATCGAGAGAGAGTGTTTCACAATGGGTCTTTGTAAAAGCAGAGACCTTTTATAGTCCCACAGCCACAAGCCCTCAGAATGCATTGCTCTCTCACATGCACACAGCTGGATGTCAGTGTTTTATGGCCAGTGTTCTCTCCCCTGTAGCAGATGCAACACCCTCACAACTATGTGCAGCAGGCCTGAACCAACCACGGAACAGCTGTAGTCTGACTAGTAGTTAGACATAGGCCTGTAGGAGTCGACTGTGGCGGAAGGCtgctgccacacacacagagagggagctGCCTTCTTCAGGGGCTCAACCAGCTGGGCCTTTTCAATGTCAAAACCAGCTGACCCCACCTGTGTGAGGCGAGGTTGGTCTGTGaccccacctgtgtgtgtgtgacgctaATGTTTTGGAGATGGAGAGACCCCGCACCAGAGCCCTTTACAAAGACTGGCAAATATACAAGGGTATAGGCAGCGAACAGGTAAAGTGGTGTCCTCCATAGCTCATCAcacagaagtgtgtgtgttggCTGGTCCTCTTTTTACTACCACGACAGCCAGCTCAGAAAACAATGCAATTTTTTCCCATCACATTTTATTCACGGACCTTCAATCCTTGGACAGATCACATTCAAGAATATTAAAAGGAAAGAGCCTTGTTTAAATGCCCTCTAAAACCCAAGACAATGAAACACTTGAGAAATACACTGGTCATTTATCCCTGTTAAAATCTATCAACACCAGtgaaggctggtgggaggagttataggagtacaggctcattgtaatgactggaatggaaagaccggaacagagtcaaacatgtggtttccatgtttGATGCCGTTCCAATTATTCCATTCCAGTctatcctcctatagctccttccaccagcctccactgatctacATATGCAAATACAATAGATTACATAGTACAGGTGTAATATATACTCTACTGCATGCACATAACATATgaataggggtggcaggtagccgtgGTTAGAcatgtaaccgaaaggttgcaagatcaaaaccccgagctgacaaggtaaaaatctgtcgtgctggccctgaacaaggcagttaacccactgttcctaggccatcactgaaaataataatttgttcttaaccgacttgcctagttaaataaaggtaaaataaaaaattatggGGGCAAGTTATATACAATTGATCATCAAAAATGTAGTCtttttctattttatttattaggttctgtccaaaatggcacactattcactAGATAGGGCTGTACTCATATGGGCTGTGGTCTACTCTAGTTAATTATTTAGGGAACAGAGTGTCATTTCAGAGTTGTCCTATagtgtttttgtgtgtgcgtTTTTTAAATCTACATATTAACACATGTAACCTTTTCACAGGGGAGTAAAGCACAGTATACAATGTTGCCCTGTCATCCTAGTAAACCAGTAACCACACACCGTATCTATTATTTGTAAGCAAATTACCCTCTACTTCACCATAAATAGAGAATTACAAAAATATACCCTACTTCCAACAGAACTGCAGTGAGAAAAGCTTGGAGCATGGAataaaaaactgagcaaactgtaCAAATAAGAAAAATAtggaaagagaggaaagaaagatcgaatgagagggggagagaggtagtcTGGGTAACAGTCTGTTTTGATATCATTCCACTCCTTACCACTCCTGTTATGCTTTGGCATACAGTAGGacagtacaaggagtggaatatAAGACAAACGGACTGGTACCGAggctaggagagagggaagaggctgGTGTTGTGGTGAAGGACAGTAGAAAGGTCTGGAATGTCCTGGGATGGAATTTCTtaacagggtggaggtgatatggttaGGCTGGTGGGTCTCCTGGGATGGGTTTCCTTCCCTTTGTACCCCCAAATACAAATACTCCATTTTGAAGAGCAACAATGGAAGTTGTAGTTCTCGCGAGAAATGTAGTTTAGTAAACAATGTGTATTGACCAGCAAGGCAGTTAAAAACTTTCTTCAAGTCCATGTTTAGTGTGTACATTCACAAGTACAACCCGTCCTCCCACAGgcttagggtgtgtgtgtgtatgagaaagCAGACAGCTGTGCTACTTCTTCTTAGCATTGACACTCTTGCAGACCCAGTTCATTCCATCCTGAAAGGAAACAGAAATAATAAAATGTCACTTCCTGAAGTGAAAAcatgaattgaccccaacccctgTTGTAGATTGATGGGTTAGGGCTGGTGTCTCACCTGTACACCCTCTCCAGTGAGGGCAGAGCAGGACTGGATCTGCCAGACGCGGTCCCGGATAGTGTGCAGGTTGAGTCCCTCAGCAATCTCAGAAGCTGGGGCAGCCGTCAGCAGGTCTTGCTTGTTGGCAAAGATCAGCACTGGAACCCCACTCAGCTTCTCCTCATCCAACAGCTCAGCCAGCTCCTAGAACACAAACCAGCATGGGATCCCCAATATAAACGTATGTATACGTCGAATGTGCACATTACACAGCCCACAAACATCACTGAAGAGAAAGAAAACTCACCTGTCCCGTCTCTTCAAATCTTTTTCTGTCCGCACTGTCGATGACGTAAATCTGAAATACGGTAGTATCTCCATTCAAAATGATTATTCACACACTActggtggtgtgtgtatgtatatatacacacacacatatatataaacaAATATAAAAGTCATACCCCCATAAAGGAAGCTACGGTTGAGCCACTCACCAGCACATCAGTGTTCTCAAAGTAATTTCTCCAGTAGGGTCTGATCTTCCTCTGTCCCCCGATGTCCCACACATTCAGCTTAAAACCCTGAGACTGAACACTCTTTATGTTGAagccctggagagagagggggggcttgGGTTTAGAAGTGTTAGGGCtccattttaacaaacctaatgcAATGGTAAAACTAAGTGCTGGCAGCAGGGCTGGGTTTTTCGC
The Oncorhynchus nerka isolate Pitt River linkage group LG28, Oner_Uvic_2.0, whole genome shotgun sequence genome window above contains:
- the LOC115113009 gene encoding ADP-ribosylation factor-like protein 3 isoform X2, which encodes MGLLSILRKLKSTPDQEVRILLLGLDNGGKTTLLKQLASEDISHITPTQGFNIKSVQSQGFKLNVWDIGGQRKIRPYWRNYFENTDVLIYVIDSADRKRFEETGQELAELLDEEKLSGVPVLIFANKQDLLTAAPASEIAEGLNLHTIRDRVWQIQSCSALTGEGVQDGMNWVCKSVNAKKK